The following proteins come from a genomic window of Winogradskyella sp. PC-19:
- the rpsM gene encoding 30S ribosomal protein S13: MARIAGVDIPKQKRGVISLTYIYGVGRSRAKEILATAKVDESTKVQDWTDDQIGAIREAVGTFKIEGELRSETQLNIKRLMDIGCYRGIRHRAGLPLRGQRTKNNSRTRKGRRKTVANKKKVTK; the protein is encoded by the coding sequence ATGGCAAGAATTGCAGGTGTAGACATACCAAAACAAAAAAGAGGAGTTATCTCTTTAACTTATATCTACGGAGTAGGTAGAAGTCGTGCAAAAGAAATTTTAGCAACTGCTAAAGTTGATGAAAGCACTAAAGTACAAGATTGGACAGATGACCAAATCGGAGCAATCCGTGAAGCTGTAGGAACTTTCAAGATTGAAGGCGAATTACGTTCAGAAACTCAATTAAACATTAAACGTTTAATGGATATCGGATGTTACAGAGGAATCCGTCATAGAGCAGGTCTTCCATTAAGAGGACAACGTACTAAGAACAACTCTCGTACAAGAAAAGGAAGAAGAAAAACAGTTGCTAACAAAAAGAAAGTAACTAAATAA
- the ykgO gene encoding type B 50S ribosomal protein L36, with translation MKVRASVKKRSADCKLVRRKGRLYVINKKNPRFKQRQG, from the coding sequence ATGAAAGTAAGAGCATCAGTTAAAAAAAGAAGTGCCGATTGCAAATTGGTACGTAGAAAAGGAAGACTTTACGTAATTAACAAAAAGAATCCTAGATTCAAACAAAGACAAGGGTAG
- the infA gene encoding translation initiation factor IF-1, with protein sequence MAKQAAIEQDGTIIEALSNAMFRVELENGHIVTAHISGKMRMHYIKLLPGDKVKLEMSPYDLTKARITYRY encoded by the coding sequence ATGGCAAAACAAGCAGCAATAGAGCAAGACGGTACAATTATAGAGGCATTATCAAACGCAATGTTCCGTGTAGAATTAGAAAACGGTCATATTGTAACAGCACACATATCTGGTAAGATGCGTATGCATTACATTAAGTTATTGCCGGGTGACAAAGTAAAATTAGAAATGAGTCCTTATGATTTAACTAAGGCTCGTATAACTTACAGATACTAA
- the secY gene encoding preprotein translocase subunit SecY, protein MKIIDTLKNVWKITELKDRIILTLGLLLVYRFGAQVVLPGIDATQLGGIQETTGSGILGLLNAFTGGAFANASVFALGIMPYISASIVVQLMGIAIPYLQKLQKEGESGRKKINQITRWLTIAICLVQAPGYLVSLPSLGIPSSAFLLGTGGLFYFSSIVILVTGCIFAMWLGEKITDKGIGNGISLLIMVGIIATLPQSFLLNSASRLEGNGGFMLILIEIVIWFLIILASILLVMAVRKIQVQYARRTATGGFEKNVFGSRQFLPLKLNASGVMPIIFAQAIMFVPGLIGRSSWLEGTDAGQWMQANFSDIFGFWYNLVFALLIIVFTYFYTAITVPTNKMADDLKRSGGFIPGIRPGSETSEYLDKIMSQITLPGSIFLALIAVFPAFVVKLIGVQQGWALFFGGTSLLIMVGVAIDTMQQINSYLLNKHYDGLMKSGKNRKAVAQ, encoded by the coding sequence GGGTTATTATTGGTATATCGTTTTGGTGCTCAAGTAGTTTTGCCTGGTATTGATGCAACTCAGTTGGGTGGAATTCAAGAAACTACAGGTAGTGGTATTCTTGGTTTATTAAATGCCTTTACAGGTGGTGCTTTTGCTAACGCATCAGTATTTGCCTTAGGTATTATGCCTTACATATCGGCTTCGATTGTAGTTCAGTTAATGGGAATTGCTATTCCTTATTTACAGAAATTACAGAAAGAAGGAGAGAGTGGTCGTAAGAAGATTAATCAAATCACACGTTGGTTAACAATTGCTATTTGTTTAGTTCAGGCGCCAGGTTACTTAGTAAGTTTGCCAAGTTTAGGTATTCCTTCTAGTGCCTTCTTATTAGGTACAGGTGGTTTATTCTACTTCTCTTCAATAGTAATACTAGTTACAGGTTGTATTTTTGCGATGTGGTTGGGTGAGAAGATTACTGACAAAGGTATTGGTAATGGTATATCATTATTAATTATGGTAGGTATTATTGCTACATTACCGCAATCATTCTTATTAAACTCAGCATCTAGATTAGAAGGAAACGGTGGTTTCATGTTAATATTAATTGAGATTGTAATTTGGTTCTTAATCATATTAGCTTCAATATTATTAGTAATGGCTGTGCGTAAAATACAAGTGCAATATGCTCGAAGAACTGCTACTGGTGGTTTTGAGAAAAATGTATTTGGTTCTCGTCAGTTTTTACCATTGAAATTAAATGCTTCAGGTGTAATGCCAATAATCTTTGCACAAGCAATTATGTTTGTACCTGGATTGATAGGTAGATCTTCTTGGTTGGAAGGAACTGATGCAGGTCAGTGGATGCAAGCTAATTTTTCTGATATCTTCGGATTTTGGTACAACTTAGTATTTGCACTTTTAATTATTGTATTTACATATTTTTATACTGCTATTACTGTTCCTACGAACAAAATGGCAGATGATTTAAAACGTAGTGGTGGTTTTATTCCTGGCATTCGTCCAGGAAGCGAAACTTCAGAATATTTAGACAAAATCATGTCTCAAATTACCTTACCGGGTTCTATTTTCTTAGCGCTTATTGCTGTGTTCCCAGCATTTGTAGTAAAGTTAATTGGTGTACAACAAGGTTGGGCATTGTTCTTCGGTGGAACATCACTATTAATTATGGTTGGAGTTGCAATAGACACTATGCAACAAATAAATTCTTATTTGTTGAACAAGCACTATGACGGGTTGATGAAATCAGGTAAAAATAGAAAAGCAGTAGCTCAATAA